Proteins from one Aspergillus nidulans FGSC A4 chromosome VIII genomic window:
- a CDS encoding zinc-dependent alcohol dehydrogenase family protein (transcript_id=CADANIAT00002252) — MAADIPKTMKALLYDKPEVHKIAEIPVPTLRENDVLIKVKACGVCGTDLHIHEGEFIAQFPLVPGHETVGVVAAVGPKVKGFEIGDRVVADNSELCGECFYCRRGDELFCENFQAHGVTMNGGFAEYCAYPAGRVFKIQNLSDVDATLLEPASCAAHGLDKIAPKMGSRVLLFGAGPTGLILAQLLRLNGGCHVVVCAPEGLKMELAKSLGAGDEYIGLSRQDPSAQFNKLKADNPYGFDIVVEATGNVKILEDSINYVRRGGKLVVYGVYANKDRVSWPPSKIFGDEIQIIGSFSEVYKFPAAIDYLDSGKVKVSGIVNKVYKIEQWEECLQSMRNKSAIKAAIVFE; from the exons ATGGCTGCCGACATCCCCAAGACTATGAAGGCCCTCCT GTACGATAAGCCCGAGGTGCACAAGATCGCCGAGATCCCGGTCCCAACGCTTCGCGAGAACGATGTCTTG atcaaggtcaaggcgtGCGGTGTCTGCGGTACCGATCTCCACATTCACGAGGGTGAATTCATTGCACAG TTCCCTCTGGTTCCAG GCCACGAGACTGTCGGTGTCGTTGCAGCAGTGGGTCCCAAGGTCAAGGGCTTCGAAATCGGCGATCGTGTCGTCGCCGACAATTCTGAGCTCTGCGGCGAGTGTTTCTATTGTCGTCGGGGCGATGAGTTGTTCTGCGAGAATTTTCAGGCCCACGGTGTCACCATGAACGGGGGCTTCGCGGAGTACTGCGCCTACCCTG CTGGCAGGGTCTTCAAAATCCAGAATCTCTCTGACGTTGATGCCACACTCCTCGAGCCTGCTTCATGCGCGGCCCACGGTCTTGACAAGATCGCTCCGAAGATGGGCTCCCGTGTCCTTCTCTTCGGCGCCGGTCCCACCGGCCTG ATTCTCGCCCAACTACTCCGCCTGAACGGTGGATGCCACGTCGTAGTCTGTGCTCCTGAGGGTCTCAAGATGGAGCTCGCAAAATCCCTCGGCGCTGGCGACGAGTATATCGGACTGTCGCGCCAGGACCCCAGTGCTcagttcaacaagctcaaggccGACAACCCCTACGGCTTCGATATTGTCGTCGAGGCCACCGGTAACGTCAAAATCCTTGAAGACTCCATCAACTATGTGCGCCGCGGCGGTAAACTCGTCGTGTACGGCGTTTACGCCAACAAGGACCGCGTTTCGTGGCCCCCCAGCAAGATCT TCGGCGACGAAATCCAAATCATCGGCAGCTTCTCCGAAGTCTACAAATTCCCCGCCGCCATTGACTACCTCGACTCCGGCAAGGTCAAGGTTTCGGGCATTGTCAACAAAGTGTATAAAATTGAGCAGTGGGAGGAGTGTCTTCAATCAATGCGAAATAAGAGCGCCATCAAGGCTGCTATCGTTTTTGAATAG
- a CDS encoding uncharacterized protein (transcript_id=CADANIAT00002253), with protein sequence MVKPLTFKGDKPKSKKRKNPSSTSTDFSAPAKLPKQSQSSSDLRQDQTPYSNEEAENTAEDQSWVSADTTSDISGPILIVLPSDPLTCIASDMNGKVFASELENLIDGDARTAEPHDVRQVWVATRVAGTEGFSLKGAHGRYLSCDKYGLFSATASAISQHESFLIHPSPDIPGAFFMQTQGGTGESDTFVSVKEGAKGVEIRGDENSLSFQTTLRVRMQARFKPRIKANKETKAREKISRKELEEIVGRRLNEDEVKRLRKARREGNFHEEVLDVRDCPWRKRILTGYR encoded by the exons ATGGTCAAACCACTTACATTCAAAGGCGACAAGCCCAAATCCAAAAAGCGCAAGaatccctcctccacctccaccgacTTCTCCGCGCCCGCAAAACTCCCTAAACAATCACAATCCTCCTCCGACCTCCGACAAGATCAAACTCCATACTCCAacgaagaagccgaaaacACCGCTGAAGACCAAAGTTGGGTCTCCGCGGACACAACATCTGACATATCAGGCCCAATCCTTATTGTCCTTCCCTCCGACCCACTGACATGCATAGCCTCAGACATGAACGGAAAGGTCTTCGCAAGCGAGCTGGAGAACCTGATTGACGGAGATGCAAGGACGGCCGAACCGCACGACGTGCGGCAAGTGTGGGTTGCGACGAGAGTTGCGGGGACGGAAGGCTTCAGTTTGAAGGGGGCGCATGGGAG GTATCTCTCCTGCGACAAATACGGCCTCTTCAGCGCGACTGCCTCCGCAATTTCCCAGCACGAGAGCTTTCTCATCCACCCCTCCCCCGATATCCCAGGGGCATTCTTCATGCAGACTCAAGGTGGGACAGGGGAGAGCGATACATTTGTTTCGGTGAAAGAGGGCGCGAAGGGCGTTGAGATTCGGGGCGACGAAAATAGTCTGTCATTTCAGACGACGCTGCGCGTGCGTATGCAGGCGCGCTTCAAGCCGAGGATCAAGGCGAACAAGGAGACGAAGGCGCGGGAGAAGATTAGTCGGAAGGAGTTAGAGGAAATTGTGGGCAGGAGGTtgaatgaggatgaagtcaagagattgaggaaggcgaggaggGAGGGAAACTTTCATGAGGAGGTTCTGGATGTTAGG GATTGTCCGTGGAGAAAACGAATCCTTACTGGCTACAGATAA